The following coding sequences lie in one Oncorhynchus nerka isolate Pitt River linkage group LG14, Oner_Uvic_2.0, whole genome shotgun sequence genomic window:
- the LOC115141394 gene encoding inactive serine protease 35-like: MVPVPLCLLLSVTLLAVVVAVEAHEATGGDDEYTWPQWKVPLVRNRRTVALSSPGFTAKPQGELNGTCGIECQRRLPDPSLADLEEFLSYETVYENGTRTLTSVSVQGLNEVNAWPAGNSSSSSKSRRRREVYGTDTRFSITDKQFSTKYPFSTSVKISTGCSGVLLSPKHVLTAAHCIHDGQDYVSGAQKLRVGVLKEKSRRGKGGKGKRGRGKGKRRKEEDKEDKEKEEKNGGNERKGRKGKDRKSRSRRSVEVEKPSFRWTRVKQTQVPKGWFKGGASDGVAADYDYAVLELKKAQKVKHMDLGVIPSVKKLPAGRIHFSGFDDDRPGNLVYRFCSVSDESKDLLYQYCDAKPGSSGSGVYIRLKEPGKKKWKRKIIGVFSGHQWVDVNGNGTQQDYNVVVRITPLKYAQICYWVHGDSSECRDA, translated from the coding sequence ATGGTCCCAGTACCCCTGTGTCTCCTGCTCTCAGTGACATTGCTGGCCGTGGTGGTGGCTGTGGAAGCCCATGAGGCCACAGGAGGAGATGATGAGTATACCTGGCCGCAGTGGAAGGTGCCACTGGTGAGGAACAGGAGGACGGTGGCCCTTAGCAGCCCCGGCTTCACAGCCAAACCTCAGGGAGAGCTGAATGGAACCTGTGGGATTGAGTGCCAGCGTCGCCTCCCCGACCCCTCTCTGGCTGACCTGGAGGAGTTCCTGTCCTATGAGACGGTGTACGAGAACGGAACGCGCACCCTGACCTCTGTGTCTGTGCAGGGCCTCAACGAGGTCAACGCTTGGCCTGCTGGGaactcctcatcttcctccaaGTCACGCCGCAGACGGGAGGTCTACGGCACAGACACCCGCTTCAGCATCACTGACAAGCAGTTCTCCACTAAGTACCCCTTCTCCACCTCCGTCAAGATCTCCACGGGCTGCTCTGGTGTCCTGTTATCCCCCAAACATGTCCTAACGGCCGCCCACTGCATCCACGACGGACAGGACTACGTGAGCGGAGCACAGAAGCTACGTGTGGGCGTCCTCAAGGAGAAATCCCGGCGTGggaaaggagggaaggggaagagaggacggGGTAAAGGCaagaggaggaaagaagaagacaaggaagataaagagaaagaagagaaaaatggagggaatgagaggaaaggaaggaaaggGAAAGACAGAAAGAGCCGCAGTCGTCGCAGCGTAGAGGTCGAGAAGCCATCCTTCCGGTGGACCAGAGTGAAGCAGACCCAGGTCCCTAAAGGTTGGTTCAAAGGCGGGGCATCGGACGGTGTGGCGGCTGACTACGACTATGCCGTGCTGGAGCTGAAGAAGGCCCAGAAGGTCAAGCACATGGACCTGGGCGTCATCCCTTCGGTCAAGAAGCTGCCCGCCGGCAGAATCCACTTCTCAGGCTTTGACGACGACCGGCCCGGCAACTTGGTGTACCGCTTCTGCTCGGTGTCGGACGAGTCCAAAGACCTGCTGTATCAGTACTGTGATGCCAAGCCCGGCTCCAGCGGCTCCGGGGTCTACATCCGCCTCAAAGAGCCCGGCAAGAAGAAATGGAAGAGGAAGATCATCGGGGTGTTCTCGGGCCATCAGTGGGTGGATGTCAACGGCAATGGGACGCAGCAGGATTACAATGTGGTGGTGAGGATTACGCCCCTCAAGTATGCCCAGATCTGTTACTGGGTCCATGGGGACTCCAGCGAGTGCCGGGATGCCTGA